A stretch of Phoenix dactylifera cultivar Barhee BC4 chromosome 16, palm_55x_up_171113_PBpolish2nd_filt_p, whole genome shotgun sequence DNA encodes these proteins:
- the LOC103717930 gene encoding uncharacterized protein LOC103717930, with amino-acid sequence MGRSVSRRLTSFCLNRAAVATRVITRSPRARSKTLSAMVEAGPKSSTDAETNSSTGAKLGTVLSRRIMVLVDSKPEAKGALQWALSHAVQSHDTVVLLDVVKLKHGNQSQNELNPRRHELLYAMKNICQARRPEVKVELSLAEGKERGPTIVEEARKQEVSLLVLGQRKRSATWRLVMMWAGNRVRGGGVVDYCIQNASCMALAVRRKSRRAGGGYLITSRRHKDFWLLA; translated from the exons ATGGGCAGATCAGTTAGCAGAAGGCTCACAAGTTTCTGCCTCAACCGGGCTGCCGTTGCGACTCGTGTCATCACCCGTTCCCCAAGGGCCAGGTCAAAGACTCTATCAGCCATGGTGGAGGCTGGCCCCAAGTCTTCAACGGATGCAGAGACGAATTCGAGCACTGGAGCTAAACTAGGGACCGTGCTCAGTAGGAGAATCATGGTTCTAGTAGACTCAAAACCAGAAGCAAAGGGAGCTTTGCAATGGGCACTCTCTCATGCGGTTCAGAGCCATGACACAGTAGTTCTTCTTGACGTCGTGAAGCTGAAACATG GTAATCAATCTCAGAATGAATTGAATCCTAGGCGTCATGAACTGCTCTATGCTATGAAAAATATCTGTCAAGCTAGGAGACCAGAG GTTAAAGTTGAGCTCTCTTTAGCGGAAGGCAAGGAGCGAGGGCCAACCATCGTGGAGGAGGCCAGGAAACAAGAGGTTTCCCTTCTAGTCCTGGGGCAAAGGAAGCGTTCGGCGACATGGCGACTGGTGATGATGTGGGCCGGAAATAGGGTAAGAGGAGGAGGGGTGGTGGATTATTGCATCCAGAACGCTTCTTGCATGGCTCTGGCTGTCAGGAGGAAGAGTAGAAGGGCTGGCGGGGGATATCTAATTACAAGTAGGCGCCACAAAGATTTCTGGCTTCTAGCTTAA
- the LOC103717926 gene encoding uncharacterized protein LOC103717926 isoform X2 — translation MRSYRMSRGDSQPRTLPGKRTLERCKSKGTVENVEIIDVDKGKSDVVIIEVPESSHQKSRCFRAKKRDSCASVISIDDEEEGIDKNISNAHYAATSSTFRPFSSNSPLSEESDCDECLIFVGERTFPSKFTGKVKMHPKCGSSRNRYGLDPASDSGASDSGSSGFCTSEGNSLESDSSDCEIMEDISGEIREQWERAALRRKMSQRSQFGSEDQASASGSSADPGFQSDQATQNMVNVESINESDKEYSKHFGEVPGECGPSSSSNGKNSSSRMANADELTEDSLQGIKENNSAANTVPSGISHDGPGFQKEELISEECSHRAQSSDETYFNRKSNRFRDFKMEDSIHVRDEDFDFLDKDKQIPVETCYGTAELRGGTMFQDADRKEHASEEQPSRHTQSPVDPVISHEIAAQEKEDKKEHSPGEQPSCQTQSSHDFVVNHELAAQVKEKLYPERTVLFNDQSTDKPQNDFGNQSFCHSKEGTLEEPICNPHAESGATGICPLYRRPDLSHIQNGLIWEREKHKESDEYRHADEEEWASRQRVLQIQAEEAQRLRKKRKAENSRLMEMEKRQKQRLEEIRESQKKDEEIIHLKEKLRAEVRKELDKMEGRYRDMASLLRGLGIHVEGGLFPLSCEVNAAYKQALLRFHPDRASRTDIRQQVEAEETFKLISRLKEQLLPVA, via the exons ATGCGATCATATAGAATGTCAAGGGGTGATTCCCAACCAAGAACTCTGCCTGGAAAGAGAACTCTTGAAAGGTGCAAAAGCAAAGGCACTGTTGAGAATGTGGAGATCATTGATGTTGACAAAGGTAAAAGTGATGTGGTCATCATTGAAGTTCCAGAGAGTTCCCATCAGAAGTCTAGATGTTTTAGGGCAAAAAAAAGAGATAGTTGTGCTAGTGTGATTAGTATTGATGATGAAGAGGAAGGTattgataaaaatattagtaatgcACATTATGCTGCCACAAGCAGCACTTTTCGCCCCTTCTCCAGCAATTCTCCATTGTCTGAAGAATCAGATTGTGATGAATGCCTAATTTTTGTTGGAGAGAGAACTTTCCCATCTAAATTTACTGGAAAAGTGAAAATGCACCCTAAATGTGGTTCTTCTAGAAATCGTTATGGTCTAGATCCTGCCTCAGACAGTGGTGCATCTGATAGTGGTAGTTCTGGATTTTGCACTTCTGAAGGAAACAGTTTGGAAAGTGACAGCTCTGATTGTGAGATTATGGAAGATATCTCTGGTGAGATCCGTGAACAGTGGGAAAGAGCTGCTTTGAGGCGAAAAATGTCACAGAGGAGCCAATTTGGTTCAGAGGATCAGGCTAGTGCTTCAGGATCTAGTGCTGATCCTGgatttcagtcagatcaagccACTCAAAATATGGTTAATGTAGAAAGTATAAATGAGTCTGACAAGGAATACTCAAAGCATTTTGGAGAAGTACCTGGCGAATGTGGTCCAAGCAGTTCAAGTAATGGAAAGAACTCTTCTTCTAGGATGGCTAATGCTGACGAACTGACTGAAGATTCTCTTCAGGGTATTAAGGAGAACAACTCTGCTGCAAATACAGTTCCTTCTGGCATAAGTCATGATGGGCCTGGTTTTCAGAAGGAAGAACTGATTTCAGAGGAATGTTCACACAGAGCACAGTCCTCTGATGAAACCTACTTTAATCGTAAAAGTAACCGTTTTCGGGACTTCAAAATGGAAGATTCCATACATGTTAGGGATGAGGATTTTGATTTTCTGGATAAAGACAAACAAATTCCTGTAGAAACTTGTTATGGTACAGCTGAACTTAGGGGTGGAACCATGTTCCAGGATGCA GACAGGAAGGAGCATGCCTCTGAAGAACAACCTTCACGTCACACCCAATCACCAGTTGACCCTGTTATTAGTCATGAAATTGCTGCTCAGGAGAAAGAGGACAAGAAGGAACATAGCCCTGGAGAACAACCTTCATGTCAGACCCAATCGTCGCATGATTTTGTTGTCAATCATGAACTCGCTGCTCAAGTGAAAGAGAAGTTATATCCTGAACGAACTGTTCTGTTCAATGACCAATCAACAGATAAACCACAAAATGATTTTGGAAATCAGAGCTTCTGTCATAGCAAGGAAGGCACTCTTGAAGAACCAATTTGCAATCCTCATGCAGAAAGTGGAGCAACTGGGATATGCCCCTTATATAGGAGACCTGACTTATCTCATATTCAGAATGGTCTAATTTGGGAACGCGAAAAGCACAAGGAATCTGATGAGTATAGACATGCTGATGAAGAAGAATGGGCATCCAGGCAGCGGGTGCTACAGATTCAG GCAGAAGAAGCACAAAGGTtgcggaagaaaagaaaggctgaaaaTTCGCGTCTAATGGAAATGGAGAAGAGGCAAAAGCAGCGTCTAGAAGAAATTCGGGAATCGCAAAAAAAG GATGAGGAAATTATACATCTGAAAGAAAAGCTTCGTGCTGAAGTAAGGAAGGAGCTTGACAAAATGGAAGGGAGATACAGAGACATGGCTTCTCTTTTGCGTGGATTAGGCATCCATGTTGAAGGGGGTCTTTTTCCCTTATCATGTGAG GTTAATGCTGCCTATAAACAAGCATTGTTGAGATTCCATCCAGACAGAGCGTCAAGGACTGATATTCGTCAACAGGTTGAAGCAGAGGAAACATTTAAACTGATTTCACGTTTGAAAGAACAGCTGCTGCCTGTAGCATAA
- the LOC103717926 gene encoding uncharacterized protein LOC103717926 isoform X1 produces MRSYRMSRGDSQPRTLPGKRTLERCKSKGTVENVEIIDVDKGKSDVVIIEVPESSHQKSRCFRAKKRDSCASVISIDDEEEGIDKNISNAHYAATSSTFRPFSSNSPLSEESDCDECLIFVGERTFPSKFTGKVKMHPKCGSSRNRYGLDPASDSGASDSGSSGFCTSEGNSLESDSSDCEIMEDISGEIREQWERAALRRKMSQRSQFGSEDQASASGSSADPGFQSDQATQNMVNVESINESDKEYSKHFGEVPGECGPSSSSNGKNSSSRMANADELTEDSLQGIKENNSAANTVPSGISHDGPGFQKEELISEECSHRAQSSDETYFNRKSNRFRDFKMEDSIHVRDEDFDFLDKDKQIPVETCYGTAELRGGTMFQDAVSPYSVIPHKASDGNALFSDSVGLQDRKEHASEEQPSRHTQSPVDPVISHEIAAQEKEDKKEHSPGEQPSCQTQSSHDFVVNHELAAQVKEKLYPERTVLFNDQSTDKPQNDFGNQSFCHSKEGTLEEPICNPHAESGATGICPLYRRPDLSHIQNGLIWEREKHKESDEYRHADEEEWASRQRVLQIQAEEAQRLRKKRKAENSRLMEMEKRQKQRLEEIRESQKKDEEIIHLKEKLRAEVRKELDKMEGRYRDMASLLRGLGIHVEGGLFPLSCEVNAAYKQALLRFHPDRASRTDIRQQVEAEETFKLISRLKEQLLPVA; encoded by the exons ATGCGATCATATAGAATGTCAAGGGGTGATTCCCAACCAAGAACTCTGCCTGGAAAGAGAACTCTTGAAAGGTGCAAAAGCAAAGGCACTGTTGAGAATGTGGAGATCATTGATGTTGACAAAGGTAAAAGTGATGTGGTCATCATTGAAGTTCCAGAGAGTTCCCATCAGAAGTCTAGATGTTTTAGGGCAAAAAAAAGAGATAGTTGTGCTAGTGTGATTAGTATTGATGATGAAGAGGAAGGTattgataaaaatattagtaatgcACATTATGCTGCCACAAGCAGCACTTTTCGCCCCTTCTCCAGCAATTCTCCATTGTCTGAAGAATCAGATTGTGATGAATGCCTAATTTTTGTTGGAGAGAGAACTTTCCCATCTAAATTTACTGGAAAAGTGAAAATGCACCCTAAATGTGGTTCTTCTAGAAATCGTTATGGTCTAGATCCTGCCTCAGACAGTGGTGCATCTGATAGTGGTAGTTCTGGATTTTGCACTTCTGAAGGAAACAGTTTGGAAAGTGACAGCTCTGATTGTGAGATTATGGAAGATATCTCTGGTGAGATCCGTGAACAGTGGGAAAGAGCTGCTTTGAGGCGAAAAATGTCACAGAGGAGCCAATTTGGTTCAGAGGATCAGGCTAGTGCTTCAGGATCTAGTGCTGATCCTGgatttcagtcagatcaagccACTCAAAATATGGTTAATGTAGAAAGTATAAATGAGTCTGACAAGGAATACTCAAAGCATTTTGGAGAAGTACCTGGCGAATGTGGTCCAAGCAGTTCAAGTAATGGAAAGAACTCTTCTTCTAGGATGGCTAATGCTGACGAACTGACTGAAGATTCTCTTCAGGGTATTAAGGAGAACAACTCTGCTGCAAATACAGTTCCTTCTGGCATAAGTCATGATGGGCCTGGTTTTCAGAAGGAAGAACTGATTTCAGAGGAATGTTCACACAGAGCACAGTCCTCTGATGAAACCTACTTTAATCGTAAAAGTAACCGTTTTCGGGACTTCAAAATGGAAGATTCCATACATGTTAGGGATGAGGATTTTGATTTTCTGGATAAAGACAAACAAATTCCTGTAGAAACTTGTTATGGTACAGCTGAACTTAGGGGTGGAACCATGTTCCAGGATGCAGTGAGTCCTTATTCTGTAATTCCACACAAAGCTAGCGATGGTAATGCTCTATTTTCTGATAGTGTTGGTTTACAGGACAGGAAGGAGCATGCCTCTGAAGAACAACCTTCACGTCACACCCAATCACCAGTTGACCCTGTTATTAGTCATGAAATTGCTGCTCAGGAGAAAGAGGACAAGAAGGAACATAGCCCTGGAGAACAACCTTCATGTCAGACCCAATCGTCGCATGATTTTGTTGTCAATCATGAACTCGCTGCTCAAGTGAAAGAGAAGTTATATCCTGAACGAACTGTTCTGTTCAATGACCAATCAACAGATAAACCACAAAATGATTTTGGAAATCAGAGCTTCTGTCATAGCAAGGAAGGCACTCTTGAAGAACCAATTTGCAATCCTCATGCAGAAAGTGGAGCAACTGGGATATGCCCCTTATATAGGAGACCTGACTTATCTCATATTCAGAATGGTCTAATTTGGGAACGCGAAAAGCACAAGGAATCTGATGAGTATAGACATGCTGATGAAGAAGAATGGGCATCCAGGCAGCGGGTGCTACAGATTCAG GCAGAAGAAGCACAAAGGTtgcggaagaaaagaaaggctgaaaaTTCGCGTCTAATGGAAATGGAGAAGAGGCAAAAGCAGCGTCTAGAAGAAATTCGGGAATCGCAAAAAAAG GATGAGGAAATTATACATCTGAAAGAAAAGCTTCGTGCTGAAGTAAGGAAGGAGCTTGACAAAATGGAAGGGAGATACAGAGACATGGCTTCTCTTTTGCGTGGATTAGGCATCCATGTTGAAGGGGGTCTTTTTCCCTTATCATGTGAG GTTAATGCTGCCTATAAACAAGCATTGTTGAGATTCCATCCAGACAGAGCGTCAAGGACTGATATTCGTCAACAGGTTGAAGCAGAGGAAACATTTAAACTGATTTCACGTTTGAAAGAACAGCTGCTGCCTGTAGCATAA
- the LOC103717926 gene encoding uncharacterized protein LOC103717926 isoform X3: MRSYRMSRGDSQPRTLPGKRTLERCKSKGTVENVEIIDVDKGKSDVVIIEVPESSHQKSRCFRAKKRDSCASVISIDDEEEGIDKNISNAHYAATSSTFRPFSSNSPLSEESDCDECLIFVGERTFPSKFTGKVKMHPKCGSSRNRYGLDPASDSGASDSGSSGFCTSEGNSLESDSSDCEIMEDISGEIREQWERAALRRKMSQRSQFGSEDQASASGSSADPGFQSDQATQNMVNVESINESDKEYSKHFGEVPGECGPSSSSNGKNSSSRMANADELTEDSLQGIKENNSAANTVPSGISHDGPGFQKEELISEECSHRAQSSDETYFNRKSNRFRDFKMEDSIHVRDEDFDFLDKDKQIPVETCYGTAELRGGTMFQDAVSPYSVIPHKASDGNALFSDSVGLQDRKEHASEEQPSRHTQSPVDPVISHEIAAQEKEDKKEHSPGEQPSCQTQSSHDFVVNHELAAQVKEKLYPERTVLFNDQSTDKPQNDFGNQSFCHSKEGTLEEPICNPHAESGATGICPLYRRPDLSHIQNGLIWEREKHKESDEYRHADEEEWASRQRVLQIQAEEAQRLRKKRKAENSRLMEMEKRQKQRLEEIRESQKKVNAAYKQALLRFHPDRASRTDIRQQVEAEETFKLISRLKEQLLPVA, from the exons ATGCGATCATATAGAATGTCAAGGGGTGATTCCCAACCAAGAACTCTGCCTGGAAAGAGAACTCTTGAAAGGTGCAAAAGCAAAGGCACTGTTGAGAATGTGGAGATCATTGATGTTGACAAAGGTAAAAGTGATGTGGTCATCATTGAAGTTCCAGAGAGTTCCCATCAGAAGTCTAGATGTTTTAGGGCAAAAAAAAGAGATAGTTGTGCTAGTGTGATTAGTATTGATGATGAAGAGGAAGGTattgataaaaatattagtaatgcACATTATGCTGCCACAAGCAGCACTTTTCGCCCCTTCTCCAGCAATTCTCCATTGTCTGAAGAATCAGATTGTGATGAATGCCTAATTTTTGTTGGAGAGAGAACTTTCCCATCTAAATTTACTGGAAAAGTGAAAATGCACCCTAAATGTGGTTCTTCTAGAAATCGTTATGGTCTAGATCCTGCCTCAGACAGTGGTGCATCTGATAGTGGTAGTTCTGGATTTTGCACTTCTGAAGGAAACAGTTTGGAAAGTGACAGCTCTGATTGTGAGATTATGGAAGATATCTCTGGTGAGATCCGTGAACAGTGGGAAAGAGCTGCTTTGAGGCGAAAAATGTCACAGAGGAGCCAATTTGGTTCAGAGGATCAGGCTAGTGCTTCAGGATCTAGTGCTGATCCTGgatttcagtcagatcaagccACTCAAAATATGGTTAATGTAGAAAGTATAAATGAGTCTGACAAGGAATACTCAAAGCATTTTGGAGAAGTACCTGGCGAATGTGGTCCAAGCAGTTCAAGTAATGGAAAGAACTCTTCTTCTAGGATGGCTAATGCTGACGAACTGACTGAAGATTCTCTTCAGGGTATTAAGGAGAACAACTCTGCTGCAAATACAGTTCCTTCTGGCATAAGTCATGATGGGCCTGGTTTTCAGAAGGAAGAACTGATTTCAGAGGAATGTTCACACAGAGCACAGTCCTCTGATGAAACCTACTTTAATCGTAAAAGTAACCGTTTTCGGGACTTCAAAATGGAAGATTCCATACATGTTAGGGATGAGGATTTTGATTTTCTGGATAAAGACAAACAAATTCCTGTAGAAACTTGTTATGGTACAGCTGAACTTAGGGGTGGAACCATGTTCCAGGATGCAGTGAGTCCTTATTCTGTAATTCCACACAAAGCTAGCGATGGTAATGCTCTATTTTCTGATAGTGTTGGTTTACAGGACAGGAAGGAGCATGCCTCTGAAGAACAACCTTCACGTCACACCCAATCACCAGTTGACCCTGTTATTAGTCATGAAATTGCTGCTCAGGAGAAAGAGGACAAGAAGGAACATAGCCCTGGAGAACAACCTTCATGTCAGACCCAATCGTCGCATGATTTTGTTGTCAATCATGAACTCGCTGCTCAAGTGAAAGAGAAGTTATATCCTGAACGAACTGTTCTGTTCAATGACCAATCAACAGATAAACCACAAAATGATTTTGGAAATCAGAGCTTCTGTCATAGCAAGGAAGGCACTCTTGAAGAACCAATTTGCAATCCTCATGCAGAAAGTGGAGCAACTGGGATATGCCCCTTATATAGGAGACCTGACTTATCTCATATTCAGAATGGTCTAATTTGGGAACGCGAAAAGCACAAGGAATCTGATGAGTATAGACATGCTGATGAAGAAGAATGGGCATCCAGGCAGCGGGTGCTACAGATTCAG GCAGAAGAAGCACAAAGGTtgcggaagaaaagaaaggctgaaaaTTCGCGTCTAATGGAAATGGAGAAGAGGCAAAAGCAGCGTCTAGAAGAAATTCGGGAATCGCAAAAAAAG GTTAATGCTGCCTATAAACAAGCATTGTTGAGATTCCATCCAGACAGAGCGTCAAGGACTGATATTCGTCAACAGGTTGAAGCAGAGGAAACATTTAAACTGATTTCACGTTTGAAAGAACAGCTGCTGCCTGTAGCATAA